A genomic window from Algoriphagus sp. Y33 includes:
- a CDS encoding L-threonylcarbamoyladenylate synthase encodes MAAEKIRLYEENPDPDKVRQIAAILRDGGVVIYPTDTVYGMGCDIMNLRAVERICKIKGINPRKHNFSIICADLSNISQFTKVISKPVFKMMKKGLPGPFTFILEASNQVPKILHSNKKTLGIRVPDHNVPRMLVEELGHPILTTSINDEDEVIEYSTDPELIFEKYQHLVNVVIDGGYGQNIASTVLDCTGDEVEVIREGLGKLEDIE; translated from the coding sequence ATGGCTGCTGAAAAGATTCGATTATATGAGGAAAACCCTGACCCGGATAAGGTGAGGCAAATCGCTGCCATACTTCGCGATGGGGGGGTGGTGATCTATCCTACGGATACCGTTTATGGTATGGGCTGCGACATTATGAATTTGAGAGCGGTGGAGCGCATCTGTAAGATCAAGGGAATTAACCCCAGGAAGCATAATTTCTCCATAATCTGCGCAGATTTGAGCAATATTTCCCAATTCACTAAGGTGATCAGTAAGCCGGTATTCAAAATGATGAAAAAGGGGCTGCCCGGCCCTTTTACGTTTATTCTGGAGGCAAGCAATCAAGTGCCTAAAATATTACACAGTAATAAGAAGACACTCGGGATTAGAGTGCCTGATCATAATGTCCCCCGCATGCTGGTGGAAGAACTAGGACATCCTATCCTAACTACTTCTATCAACGACGAGGATGAAGTGATAGAATACAGTACTGATCCTGAATTGATTTTTGAGAAATACCAACATCTTGTCAATGTAGTGATTGATGGGGGATACGGGCAGAATATTGCTTCAACTGTACTGGATTGCACAGGTGATGAGGTGGAGGTGATCAGAGAAGGCTTGGGAAAATTGGAAGATATAGAATAG
- a CDS encoding WbqC family protein: MAKSIAVDLHYFPNLEFFAAIAEADELVFFPGETYRRQSFFNRTQIRLANKVGTLSVPIQGRRPRLPQEDIKIDNSQNWLAVHLRGIQSAYGKAPFYEYYFPYFEKVFLQNYDELWKLNWEMLTICLRLLGLHVKLRVQDKDQSQTWTQDIRGQLTPSVPFSERNYYNPESYFQLFGLDFDPNLSVLDLLFCEGSASKGIILKSVKKH; the protein is encoded by the coding sequence ATGGCAAAGAGCATTGCTGTTGACCTGCATTATTTCCCCAACCTTGAGTTCTTTGCCGCGATTGCAGAAGCAGATGAATTGGTGTTTTTCCCGGGGGAGACTTACCGGAGGCAATCTTTTTTCAACCGGACCCAAATTCGGTTGGCCAACAAGGTTGGGACACTGAGCGTGCCTATTCAAGGAAGAAGGCCGAGGCTTCCACAGGAAGATATCAAAATTGACAATTCCCAAAACTGGTTAGCTGTCCACCTGCGGGGAATTCAGAGTGCCTATGGGAAAGCACCTTTTTATGAGTATTATTTTCCGTATTTTGAAAAGGTTTTTCTGCAGAATTACGATGAACTATGGAAGCTAAATTGGGAAATGCTGACAATATGTCTTAGACTGCTGGGCTTGCATGTCAAGTTGCGGGTGCAGGATAAAGATCAGAGCCAGACTTGGACTCAGGACATAAGAGGGCAATTGACGCCCTCAGTGCCTTTTTCGGAACGGAATTACTATAACCCCGAGTCCTATTTCCAACTTTTTGGCTTAGACTTTGATCCTAACCTCAGCGTTCTGGATTTGTTGTTTTGCGAGGGATCTGCCTCTAAGGGCATAATCTTAAAGTCTGTAAAAAAACATTGA
- a CDS encoding ATP-dependent Clp protease ATP-binding subunit, with protein sequence MEAKFSNRVKEVISLSREEALRLGHDYIGTEHLLLGMIREGEGVAVSILKKLGVPMDELRNAIERAVKGTANHNVKNMANIPLTRQSEKVLKITYLEAKIFKSQLIGTEHLLLSILRDEDNIATQILNKFEINYDSVKEMLEMSSDTPPRSRAEAEDGDDDGSKLFGSSGSGSGASKPGAEKSRTPVLDNFGRDLTKMAEDDKLDPIIGREKEIERVAQILSRRKKNNPILIGEPGVGKTAIAEGLALRIIQKKVSRVLFNKRVVTLDLASLVAGTKYRGQFEERMKAVMNELEKSPNVILFIDELHTIVGAGGASGSLDASNMFKPALARGEIQCIGATTLDEYRQYIEKDGALARRFQMVMVDATTPEETVQILNNIKDKYEDHHNVNYTDEAIIACVKLSDRYISDRFLPDKAIDILDEAGARVHINNIHVPEEILKLEAEVEDIKTEKNRVVKSQKYEEAAQLRDKEKKLLEQLETAKNKWEEESKSKRYTVDEDHVAEVIAMMTGVPAKRIAQNEGVKLLGMNTELSGKVIGQDEAIKKLTKAIQRTRVGLKDPKKPIGSFIFLGPTGVGKTELAKMLATYLFDKDDSLIRIDMSEYMEKFSVSRLVGAPPGYVGYEEGGQLTEKVRRKPYSVVLLDEIEKAHPDVFNILLQVLDDGILTDGLGRKVDFRNTIIIMTSNIGVRDLKDFGAGIGFASQAKSDNMDEVMKSTIQSALKKAFSPEFLNRLDDVVVFNSLTREHIFKIIDISLGKLFARITDLGYKIELTEKAKEFLAEKGYDQQYGARPLNRAIQKYLEDAIAEEILKGDLSEGDVITADYSGEGTELTIAVKKKEKAD encoded by the coding sequence ATGGAAGCAAAATTTTCGAATAGAGTCAAAGAGGTGATCTCTCTTAGCCGCGAAGAAGCACTTCGCCTGGGACATGATTACATTGGCACAGAGCACCTCTTGCTGGGGATGATTCGTGAAGGAGAAGGTGTTGCTGTTTCCATTCTTAAGAAATTGGGAGTGCCAATGGACGAATTGCGCAATGCGATCGAACGCGCTGTAAAAGGCACCGCAAATCACAACGTAAAGAATATGGCCAATATACCTCTGACAAGACAGTCAGAGAAGGTGTTGAAAATCACATATTTGGAGGCAAAAATTTTCAAAAGTCAACTGATCGGTACGGAGCACTTGCTACTGTCCATCTTGAGGGATGAGGATAACATAGCTACTCAAATACTTAACAAATTCGAAATCAACTACGATTCGGTTAAGGAGATGCTGGAAATGTCTTCAGATACTCCTCCTCGCTCCAGAGCTGAGGCTGAAGATGGAGATGACGATGGATCCAAGCTTTTTGGTTCTTCAGGAAGTGGCTCGGGAGCATCTAAACCCGGTGCGGAGAAGTCCAGAACTCCGGTATTGGATAATTTCGGTAGGGATCTGACCAAAATGGCGGAGGATGATAAGCTTGATCCTATCATCGGCCGTGAGAAGGAAATCGAACGCGTAGCTCAGATTCTTTCCAGAAGGAAGAAAAACAACCCAATCTTGATCGGTGAGCCCGGTGTGGGTAAGACAGCTATTGCGGAAGGTTTGGCACTTAGGATTATTCAGAAGAAAGTTTCCCGTGTGCTTTTCAACAAGCGTGTGGTGACTTTGGATTTGGCTTCCTTGGTGGCGGGGACGAAATATAGAGGGCAATTTGAAGAGAGAATGAAAGCCGTGATGAACGAGCTGGAGAAATCTCCAAACGTCATCCTCTTTATCGATGAGCTGCATACCATAGTGGGAGCAGGGGGAGCATCAGGATCTTTGGATGCATCCAATATGTTCAAGCCGGCTTTGGCACGTGGAGAAATCCAATGTATCGGAGCGACTACTCTAGATGAGTATCGTCAGTATATTGAGAAAGATGGAGCTTTGGCAAGACGGTTCCAAATGGTAATGGTCGATGCTACCACGCCTGAAGAGACTGTTCAGATCTTGAATAATATCAAAGATAAGTACGAGGATCATCACAATGTTAATTATACCGATGAGGCGATCATTGCCTGTGTGAAACTTTCGGACAGATATATTTCCGATAGATTCCTTCCGGACAAAGCCATAGATATTCTCGATGAGGCAGGAGCCAGAGTCCATATCAACAATATTCATGTTCCTGAAGAAATTCTGAAACTTGAAGCAGAAGTGGAGGATATCAAAACGGAGAAAAACCGTGTGGTGAAATCCCAAAAGTATGAAGAAGCCGCTCAACTTAGAGATAAGGAGAAAAAGCTGCTTGAGCAGTTGGAAACAGCCAAAAACAAGTGGGAAGAAGAGAGTAAGTCTAAGAGATATACTGTAGATGAGGATCACGTGGCTGAAGTAATAGCAATGATGACCGGAGTTCCCGCCAAGAGAATAGCGCAGAATGAAGGTGTGAAATTGTTAGGTATGAATACTGAGCTTTCGGGTAAAGTAATCGGGCAGGATGAGGCGATTAAGAAATTGACTAAGGCGATTCAGAGAACTAGAGTGGGATTGAAAGATCCTAAAAAACCGATAGGTTCCTTTATTTTCTTGGGACCTACGGGAGTGGGTAAGACTGAGTTGGCCAAGATGCTTGCTACTTATCTTTTCGACAAAGATGATTCTCTTATAAGAATAGACATGTCTGAGTATATGGAGAAATTCTCTGTATCAAGACTGGTAGGAGCACCTCCGGGCTATGTCGGCTATGAAGAAGGCGGTCAGCTGACTGAGAAAGTAAGAAGAAAACCTTACTCCGTAGTTTTGCTGGATGAGATCGAAAAAGCTCACCCTGATGTGTTCAACATTCTTCTGCAGGTCTTGGATGATGGTATCCTTACAGATGGGTTGGGTAGAAAAGTGGATTTCAGAAACACGATCATTATCATGACGTCGAATATCGGAGTCCGTGATTTGAAGGATTTTGGTGCAGGGATCGGTTTTGCCAGTCAGGCCAAGTCCGACAACATGGATGAAGTAATGAAGTCTACAATTCAGTCTGCCTTGAAAAAGGCATTTAGCCCTGAATTCCTAAATAGATTGGATGATGTGGTGGTATTCAACTCTCTTACCAGAGAACATATCTTTAAGATTATAGATATAAGTCTGGGTAAGTTGTTTGCAAGAATTACGGATTTGGGGTATAAAATTGAATTGACCGAAAAAGCGAAGGAATTCTTGGCGGAGAAAGGATATGATCAGCAATATGGCGCAAGGCCGTTGAACAGAGCGATCCAAAAGTATCTGGAAGATGCGATTGCCGAGGAAATCCTCAAAGGAGATCTTTCTGAGGGCGATGTGATCACGGCAGATTATTCCGGAGAAGGCACAGAATTGACTATTGCAGTTAAGAAAAAAGAGAAAGCTGATTAA
- a CDS encoding RNA polymerase sigma factor: MSREKEYFLSSIESNKGIIYKVANSYCKNEDDRADLIQEIILQLWKAFPGFKPDYKLSTWMYRIALNVAISAYRKASKRSQILQPLSETAIYLEEDKSEANDSRDLLQALICELKEVDRALILLYLDGYLYQEIGEILGLSQSNVATKLSRIKQQLKMKFTAQQ; this comes from the coding sequence TTGTCTAGAGAAAAAGAATATTTCCTTTCCAGCATAGAATCCAACAAGGGGATTATCTACAAAGTGGCGAATTCCTATTGTAAGAACGAAGATGATCGGGCGGATCTAATCCAGGAAATCATTTTACAGCTTTGGAAGGCCTTTCCGGGTTTCAAGCCGGATTACAAGCTGAGCACCTGGATGTATAGAATTGCTTTGAATGTGGCTATTTCGGCTTATAGAAAGGCTAGCAAACGCAGCCAAATTCTTCAGCCACTTTCTGAAACTGCCATTTATTTGGAGGAAGATAAAAGTGAAGCGAATGACAGCCGGGATTTGCTACAAGCTCTGATCTGCGAACTTAAGGAAGTGGATCGGGCATTGATTCTTCTTTACCTCGATGGCTATTTGTATCAAGAGATTGGAGAAATTCTGGGGCTTTCACAAAGCAATGTGGCAACAAAACTCTCCCGCATCAAGCAACAGCTAAAAATGAAATTCACTGCTCAACAATAG
- a CDS encoding YiiX/YebB-like N1pC/P60 family cysteine hydrolase, whose amino-acid sequence MKARPILPTAFLAYFLLFQVACQPKADFAWQQGDILFQDGECGDFCDAIRAVTSGYEGRDFSHNGFLLQENNEWFVLEAISKGVTKTPLNSFLSRHLDENQKPKAAVGRLKPEFRHLIPRALTEAEKLLGRPYDTGFDLSNDSYYCSELIHLTLQKANHGNPVFEIQPMTFKDPNSKEFFSVWEVYFEKLGMEIPEGKPGLNPGGMSLDPALEMVYDFQQ is encoded by the coding sequence ATGAAAGCAAGACCAATCCTACCTACGGCTTTTTTGGCTTATTTCCTGCTTTTTCAGGTAGCTTGTCAGCCAAAGGCTGATTTCGCTTGGCAGCAAGGGGATATTCTCTTCCAGGATGGAGAGTGTGGAGACTTCTGTGATGCGATTCGTGCAGTGACTTCGGGATATGAGGGGAGGGATTTTTCTCACAATGGATTCCTACTGCAGGAAAATAACGAATGGTTCGTATTGGAGGCTATTTCCAAAGGCGTAACAAAGACTCCTCTCAATAGTTTCCTCAGCCGTCACCTAGACGAAAACCAAAAGCCGAAAGCGGCCGTAGGTAGGCTCAAACCGGAGTTCCGACACCTGATACCAAGGGCACTGACGGAAGCGGAGAAACTACTTGGCCGACCATATGACACAGGGTTCGATCTATCCAATGATTCTTATTACTGTTCGGAACTCATACATTTAACCCTTCAAAAAGCAAACCATGGAAATCCTGTATTTGAAATCCAGCCCATGACATTTAAAGATCCGAATTCAAAGGAGTTCTTTTCGGTCTGGGAAGTATATTTCGAGAAACTGGGAATGGAAATCCCTGAAGGGAAGCCCGGGTTAAATCCGGGGGGAATGTCGTTGGATCCGGCGTTAGAGATGGTTTATGACTTTCAGCAATAA
- a CDS encoding helix-hairpin-helix domain-containing protein encodes MELHDENPFKIRSYQSALISLERGDEDIMVLSEVELAKIQGVGKSIVEAIRQLKETDTFPLLEELLSKTPEGILEVLQIKGLGPKKVKTLWEELGITSTHELMEACQSGKVAKIKGFGEKTQTTIMQNLEFKASNAGKWLYADIEDMIGQLEEAFKVMAPKAELAVVGDFSRKLEIITEAEFLIASDELTTVKANLKAMESIEWILLESGPRTLRGKLKEIDLRVTIYFCSKEDFLWKKLSLIAAPLHLESPVDEKESIAQKLQKRNYPSEAEFFSINGLQYIPAEMREGFGEIALARENKIPELLTDKDLKGILHNHSTYSDGKHSLRQMAEYCRELGYEYLGISDHSKTAFYAGGLEVEKILKQHKEIDELNKEMAPFRIFKGIESDILSDGKLDYEDNVLASFDFIVSSVHSILNMDINRATSRLITAIENPYTTILGHPTGRLLLRRQGYPIDHKAIIDACAANNVVIEINANPWRLDLDWRWVRYAMDQGVKLSINPDAHEMEGYADMKYGVLVGRKGGLTKEMTLNAMSVDEITNYFGSRLEKVKAEI; translated from the coding sequence ATGGAACTACACGATGAAAACCCGTTTAAAATCCGCAGCTATCAAAGTGCGCTCATCTCCTTAGAACGTGGAGACGAGGATATCATGGTGCTAAGCGAGGTCGAGCTTGCCAAGATTCAGGGAGTTGGAAAGAGTATAGTGGAAGCAATCCGACAGCTAAAAGAGACAGATACATTTCCACTGCTGGAAGAATTGCTGAGTAAAACTCCTGAGGGAATTCTGGAAGTGCTTCAAATCAAAGGTTTGGGACCAAAGAAGGTAAAAACGCTTTGGGAAGAACTGGGCATCACATCCACTCATGAATTGATGGAAGCCTGTCAATCCGGAAAAGTGGCTAAAATCAAAGGTTTTGGAGAAAAAACCCAAACCACGATCATGCAAAACCTAGAGTTCAAGGCTTCAAATGCCGGCAAATGGCTCTATGCCGATATAGAAGATATGATCGGGCAATTGGAAGAAGCCTTTAAGGTGATGGCTCCAAAAGCAGAACTGGCGGTAGTTGGAGATTTTTCCCGGAAGCTGGAAATTATCACAGAGGCTGAGTTTCTGATTGCTTCAGATGAGTTGACAACTGTAAAAGCCAATCTCAAGGCCATGGAATCCATTGAGTGGATTCTGCTGGAATCAGGCCCCAGAACACTGAGAGGAAAATTAAAGGAAATAGACCTCCGAGTTACCATCTACTTCTGCTCTAAGGAGGATTTTCTATGGAAAAAGCTTTCGCTTATTGCTGCCCCGCTTCACTTAGAATCTCCGGTAGATGAGAAAGAAAGCATTGCCCAAAAACTTCAAAAGAGGAATTACCCAAGCGAAGCTGAGTTTTTCAGCATCAATGGCCTCCAATATATCCCCGCTGAAATGCGTGAGGGCTTTGGAGAAATTGCGCTGGCAAGGGAAAATAAAATCCCTGAATTACTTACAGACAAAGACCTTAAGGGAATTCTTCACAACCATTCTACCTATAGCGACGGAAAACACAGTCTGAGGCAAATGGCCGAATATTGCAGAGAACTGGGCTACGAATACTTGGGAATCTCCGATCATAGCAAAACGGCTTTTTATGCAGGAGGATTGGAAGTAGAAAAAATCCTAAAACAGCATAAGGAAATAGATGAACTGAATAAGGAAATGGCTCCATTCCGAATTTTCAAAGGGATAGAAAGTGATATACTTTCCGATGGAAAACTGGATTATGAAGACAATGTCCTGGCAAGTTTCGACTTTATCGTTTCCTCTGTCCATTCTATCCTGAACATGGATATCAACCGGGCTACGAGCAGGCTGATCACAGCAATTGAGAATCCCTATACCACTATTCTGGGTCATCCTACCGGTAGATTACTTCTGCGTCGTCAAGGCTATCCTATTGATCACAAAGCGATTATTGATGCCTGTGCGGCAAACAATGTCGTGATAGAGATCAATGCAAATCCCTGGAGACTTGATCTGGATTGGAGGTGGGTACGATATGCCATGGATCAGGGAGTCAAGCTTTCTATCAATCCCGATGCACATGAAATGGAGGGCTATGCCGATATGAAATATGGCGTACTTGTCGGCAGAAAAGGGGGACTTACCAAGGAGATGACGCTCAATGCGATGAGCGTGGATGAAATAACAAACTATTTCGGTTCAAGGTTGGAAAAAGTAAAAGCAGAAATTTAG
- a CDS encoding EVE domain-containing protein produces MNYWMVKSEPESYSWDDFVAKKEDVWDGVRNYQARNFLREMQLGDWVFFYHSGKEKAIVGIAEVSEEQFPDPTDEAWTAVKLKVKRPLEKSIPLSAIKAEDRLSDLPMLKQARLSVLPVGKDEFELLLKMGS; encoded by the coding sequence ATGAACTATTGGATGGTCAAGTCTGAGCCGGAATCTTATTCTTGGGATGATTTCGTAGCGAAAAAGGAGGATGTGTGGGATGGTGTGAGGAATTATCAAGCAAGGAATTTTCTTCGGGAAATGCAGTTGGGCGACTGGGTGTTTTTTTACCACAGTGGGAAGGAAAAAGCTATCGTAGGAATAGCGGAAGTGAGTGAGGAGCAGTTTCCTGACCCTACCGATGAAGCTTGGACAGCCGTAAAATTGAAAGTGAAAAGACCTTTGGAGAAAAGTATTCCCTTGTCAGCCATCAAGGCTGAGGATAGGCTGTCAGATTTGCCTATGCTGAAGCAAGCCAGGCTGTCTGTATTGCCTGTAGGTAAAGATGAATTCGAATTACTTCTTAAAATGGGCTCATGA
- a CDS encoding transcriptional regulator produces the protein MKKSALLLLLFLFILGQQAFAQLRFIERYEVASELNDPLFEMIDSESGLISFRTLPEKGLNLKRKFQYFISDSSLNSAGGLIEFPVKDGFDMLGYDTDKNQLFVLFTKGYSTNSAKYVLQVNLATKEGLEFAVDNVLNMELLEFLVQDQKAIFMGTSDNRPVLQIHDLLSKSVHTLQGIYGNDTQILQIRKMPQTQSLEVVLSRKGSHRSRNILINTYDMIGNVIQEVKVDQFGDRNQEIMDGILLSTGNYQEAMIGAFGLERRNTYQGMYIMDINEFGEFDFKLYTLGDFPNFYNYLNEKSKAKREAELKKELDREKIPEITNLFSIRSVYQTPTAYYVYFDQYSVSNSRSRYQNGMYSPTGYRYDRWSRMGMPAIHDPYLVNRFPMSGNYQTVPEYRYVSAHFAKVAKTGQVLWDNATAYNELVTDYPEAFGEVAVVGEDFYHMYVEDDIMKLSFFRRGEKIFENLEFELGLVNENERIRDTNLASLRMIHWYDRYFLLTGTQRIRYLNEVGADQTREAYFLTKIVVDGDMYKPEELPD, from the coding sequence ATGAAAAAATCAGCTCTACTTCTACTTTTGTTTCTTTTTATCCTCGGGCAGCAGGCATTCGCTCAGCTTAGATTTATAGAGCGTTATGAAGTGGCTTCTGAGTTGAATGATCCGTTGTTTGAAATGATTGACTCAGAATCCGGATTGATTTCCTTTCGTACTCTTCCTGAGAAAGGGCTGAATTTGAAAAGGAAGTTTCAATATTTCATCTCAGATTCTTCCCTAAATTCAGCAGGTGGGTTAATAGAATTTCCGGTGAAAGATGGATTTGATATGTTGGGCTATGATACGGATAAGAATCAGCTATTTGTTCTTTTCACAAAAGGATACTCGACGAACTCAGCAAAGTATGTGCTTCAGGTGAATTTGGCGACCAAAGAAGGATTGGAATTTGCCGTTGACAATGTGTTGAATATGGAACTGCTGGAGTTTTTGGTTCAGGATCAAAAAGCAATTTTTATGGGGACTTCGGATAACAGGCCGGTTTTGCAAATTCATGATTTGCTTTCCAAAAGTGTCCATACACTTCAGGGAATCTATGGGAATGACACACAGATCCTTCAAATTCGGAAGATGCCCCAAACGCAATCGCTGGAAGTAGTATTGAGTAGGAAAGGTTCTCATAGGAGCCGTAATATACTTATCAACACTTATGATATGATTGGGAATGTCATTCAGGAAGTTAAAGTAGATCAGTTTGGAGATCGGAATCAGGAAATTATGGACGGAATCCTCCTCTCCACGGGCAATTATCAGGAGGCAATGATAGGTGCTTTTGGGCTGGAGCGGAGAAATACCTATCAAGGGATGTACATTATGGATATCAATGAGTTTGGCGAGTTTGACTTTAAACTATACACATTGGGGGATTTTCCGAACTTTTACAATTACCTCAACGAAAAGTCAAAAGCAAAAAGAGAAGCTGAGCTTAAGAAGGAGCTGGATCGTGAAAAAATTCCGGAAATAACTAACTTGTTTTCCATCCGGAGTGTTTACCAAACCCCCACTGCTTACTATGTGTACTTCGACCAATATTCTGTGAGCAACAGTCGGTCCAGGTATCAAAATGGGATGTACTCGCCTACGGGATACCGTTACGATAGATGGAGCAGAATGGGCATGCCTGCCATTCATGACCCATATTTGGTTAATCGTTTTCCGATGTCAGGCAATTATCAGACGGTTCCGGAGTACCGCTATGTTTCAGCCCATTTTGCCAAAGTAGCGAAGACAGGTCAGGTACTTTGGGACAACGCAACAGCTTACAATGAACTGGTGACCGACTATCCGGAGGCATTCGGTGAAGTGGCTGTGGTGGGAGAGGATTTTTATCACATGTATGTGGAAGATGATATAATGAAGCTGAGTTTTTTCAGAAGGGGAGAAAAAATCTTTGAAAATTTAGAGTTCGAACTGGGACTAGTCAATGAGAATGAGCGGATTCGAGATACGAATCTGGCGAGTTTAAGAATGATACATTGGTATGATAGGTACTTTTTGCTTACAGGCACTCAGCGTATTCGATACTTGAATGAAGTAGGAGCCGATCAGACAAGAGAGGCATACTTTCTTACCAAAATAGTGGTGGATGGGGATATGTATAAGCCGGAAGAACTCCCGGACTAG
- the pyrR gene encoding bifunctional pyr operon transcriptional regulator/uracil phosphoribosyltransferase PyrR — MQKRLVLDEGQIEIILRRFCHQLIENHDDFDNTVLLGLQPRGPILLDKIVKLLEEISGVKVPSGYLDATFHRDDFRRRDLPLKANETKINFLVEGKKVILVDDVLYKGRSVRAAMDAMIAFGRPQKVELMVLVDRKLTRDYPIMPDYYGVRVHTLESQHVLVEWADQGNEKDAIWITEKVNP; from the coding sequence ATGCAAAAAAGGCTAGTCTTAGACGAAGGACAGATTGAGATCATACTCAGACGATTCTGTCACCAACTGATCGAAAATCACGATGATTTTGACAACACGGTACTTTTGGGTTTGCAGCCTAGAGGCCCGATTCTGTTGGACAAAATCGTAAAACTTCTGGAGGAAATTTCCGGAGTGAAAGTCCCTTCAGGATATCTTGATGCTACTTTTCACAGAGATGATTTTCGCCGGAGGGATTTACCTCTCAAAGCAAATGAAACGAAAATTAACTTTCTGGTCGAAGGCAAAAAAGTGATCTTGGTCGATGACGTGCTGTACAAGGGCAGGTCTGTTCGAGCTGCTATGGATGCGATGATCGCTTTTGGCAGACCTCAAAAAGTCGAACTTATGGTACTGGTAGACCGCAAACTGACTAGAGATTATCCCATTATGCCTGATTATTATGGCGTTCGTGTACATACGTTGGAAAGCCAGCATGTACTGGTGGAATGGGCAGATCAAGGGAATGAAAAAGACGCAATTTGGATCACAGAGAAAGTTAACCCTTAA
- a CDS encoding aspartate carbamoyltransferase catalytic subunit — protein MSQLSTKHLLGIKNLKEDDLQLILDTAANFKEVINRPIKKVPSLRDITIANVFFENSTRTRLSFELAEKRLSADVVNFSSANSSVKKGETLVDTVNNILSMKVDMVVMRHSSPGAPHFLSRNVKANIVNAGDGTHEHPTQALLDSFSIKEKLGDVAGKKVAIIGDILHSRVALSNIFCLQKLGAEVMVCGPITLLPKYITSLGVKVELDVKKALQWCDVANVLRIQLERQQIKYFPSLREYSLYYGINKKLLSQLDKEIVIMHPGPINRGVELSSDAADSEHSIILEQVQNGVAIRMAVLYLLAGTKG, from the coding sequence ATGTCACAACTCAGTACGAAACACCTACTTGGAATCAAAAACCTCAAAGAGGATGATCTCCAGCTTATTCTTGACACGGCTGCTAATTTCAAAGAAGTGATCAATCGCCCGATCAAAAAAGTGCCTTCTCTTCGGGATATCACGATTGCCAACGTCTTTTTTGAAAATTCCACCAGAACCAGACTCTCTTTTGAGCTGGCTGAAAAAAGACTTTCTGCGGATGTAGTCAATTTTTCTTCTGCAAATAGCTCGGTCAAGAAAGGGGAGACACTGGTAGATACAGTGAACAATATTCTATCTATGAAAGTGGATATGGTGGTCATGAGACATTCCAGCCCCGGAGCACCGCATTTCCTTTCCCGTAATGTAAAAGCCAATATAGTCAATGCAGGAGATGGGACACACGAACATCCCACGCAGGCATTGCTGGATTCATTTTCCATCAAAGAAAAACTGGGAGATGTGGCAGGAAAAAAAGTTGCCATCATAGGCGATATTCTGCATTCACGGGTAGCACTTTCCAATATTTTTTGCCTTCAGAAACTTGGTGCAGAAGTGATGGTATGCGGGCCGATAACCCTACTGCCAAAGTACATAACAAGTCTTGGGGTGAAAGTAGAACTGGATGTGAAAAAAGCGTTGCAATGGTGCGATGTGGCAAACGTACTTAGAATCCAACTCGAACGACAGCAAATTAAATATTTTCCGAGTCTAAGGGAATATTCACTTTATTATGGCATTAATAAGAAACTGCTGAGCCAGCTGGATAAAGAAATCGTCATCATGCATCCCGGTCCGATCAACCGTGGTGTTGAATTAAGTTCAGATGCGGCTGATTCTGAACATTCTATAATTCTGGAACAAGTGCAAAATGGGGTGGCTATAAGAATGGCTGTCTTATATTTACTTGCAGGAACCAAAGGGTAA